GGTTTCGTGGTGCCGGAGTTCAGCCCCGCGATCGACGGGATGGCCGCGTTCATCCGCCTGCTCGGCCTGGTCGCCCGCACCCGGCTCTCGCTCAGCCAGATCGACGCCAGGATCCCCGAGGTCAAGCTGCTCAAGCGGACCGTGCCCACGCCGTGGGCGGCCAAGGGCGCCGTCATGCGCTCGGTCATCGAGGCGGCCGAGGCCGAGGTCCAGTCCGGGGAGCAGGGGCATCGCATCGACACCACCGACGGCGTGCGCGTGACCCGCGGCGACGGGAGCTGGGTGCTGGTGCTGCCCGCCGCCGCCGAGCCCGTCACCGACCTGTGGGCCGAGGCGGGGGACATGGACGCCGCCCAGGCGCTGATCGAACGCTGGGCCCGCATCGTGGAACTGGCCGTGGGGTGATAGCGTCACACGCTGTGATCGGAAAGGGTTTACCGAAGATGTGCCCGGGCAGTGCCGCAAGATCGTAATGTAGAAACGCGCGGCGGCATGGACCACGGGGCGGGGGCGGCGGTAACTTTGTCTGCGTCCAAACCAACGTGCAGCGCCCCGCCTTGACCTTTGCCGCTGATCAGCGTAAGTTGCGGCATTCGCAAACTTGAAAAAGCGAAGCGAGGCGCGCCCTGAGCACCGTCGCCGCGTCTTCGCGGTAGGAGGCCGAGCCGATCGATGCCGAGCGTCTACTGCACGCAGTGCGGGCACGCCAACCCCGAGGATGCCCGTTACTGTTCCCGCTGTGGGTCACCGCTGACCAGACCCGAGGTCTCCGGGGATACCACATCGACGATCTCCGTCGCGGGAATCGAGGCGTACGAGGCTGAGACAGGCGACATGCTCCTGGCCGAGCGGGCGCTGGTCGAGCAGCTGCCGCCCGGCACGGCGTTGCTCACGGTCACCAGGGGGCCCAACCAGGGCAGCCGTTACCGGCTCGACAAGGACCTGACGACGACCGGGCGTCACCCTGAGAGCGACATCTTCCTCGACGACATCACCGTCTCGCGCCGGCACGTCGAGTTCTACCGCCACCGCGGTGGCCAGTTCTCGGTGCGCGACGTGGGCAGCCTCAACGGCACCTACGTCAACAGGGAGCGCATCGAGGAGGTCCCCCTGCACTCCGGGGACGAGGTGCAGATCGGCAAGTTCCGCCTCCTGTTCCTGATGCGGGGCAACGCCGGCGTATGAGCGGGTGCGGTGAGCGACTCACGGTGACGGGCGGCCGTCCGCGGGAGGCGGTATGACTTCTCAGGCTGCGCGCTCGCACATGAGCATCGGGGAGGTGCTCGCGCTCCTGCAGGGCGAGTTCCCCGACGTGACGATCTCCAAGATCAGGTTCTTGGAGGGCGAGGGCCTGATCGAGCCCGAGCGCAGCCCGTCCGGCTACCGTAAGTTCACCCACCTGCACGTGGAGCAGCTGCGCTTCATCCTCACCGAGCAGCGTGACCACTACCTGCCGCTGCGGGTGATCAAGGACAGGATGGCCGAGAGCTTCGGCCGCCCGCGCGCCCTGCAGCAGCCGCAGGAGACCAGGCTCAGCCGGGCCGAGCTGCTGGAGGCCGCCGCGATCGACGAGGAGACCCTCGCCGAGCTGGAGGACTACGGCCTGCTGGCCCCCGTGGCCAGGCGCTACGACGAGGAGGCGCTCAAGGTGGCCCGCACCGTGGGCGCCCTGGCCCGCTTCGGCCTGCACGCCCGCCACCTGCGGGCGGTCAAGGCGGCGGCCGAGCGGGAGGCCGGTCTGGTGGAGCAGACGGTCGCCCCCATACTCAAGCGGCGCCGCCCGGGAGCCATCGGCGAGGCCGACGAGGTCGCCAGGGAGCTTTCCACCCTGCTGCTCGACCTGCACGCGTCCCTTGTGCGCACGGGCGTCCGATCGGTCCTGGGGCGTTGAGACCGTAGCGAGCTGGGAGGCGGAGGCACATTCCAGGCCCGCCGGGTGTTACGTTGAATTGCGAAGCCAAGTCAGCAGAAGCGATGATCGAAGAGCTGTGCCGGGTGACCGGTCAGGAATACGGAGCAGCCCGTGTTGCAGATGGAGGTCGTGGGCGTTCGAGTTGAGATGCCCACAAATCAGCCGATCGTCTTGCTCAAGGAGGCACACGGGGAGCGGTTCCTGCCCATATGGATCGGCATGACCGAAGCCACGGCCATCGCGCTGGCACAGGCGGAGGAGCCCCCGCCGCGGCCGCTGACCCATGACCTCTTCCGCGACGTGCTGAGCGCGCTGGGCGTCGGCCTGCGGGCGGTCAACATCGTCGCGCTGCGCGACGGCATCTTCTTCGCCGATCTGGTCTTCTCCAACGGCGTGGAGGTGAGCGCGCGGCCCTCCGACTCGATCGCGCTCGCGCTGCGCACCGGGGCCCGCATCTTCGCCAGTGAGGAAGTCGTCCAGGAGGCCGGGGTGATCATCCCGGACGACCAGGAGGACGAGGTGGAGAAGTTCAGGGAGTTCCTTGACACGATCACTCCCGAGGACTTCGGCAGGGCGGGGTAGGTATTTCAGTGCATTTACGCTTCACGACGCGCCGAGCCGGATCGTTGACTGAGCATGGTCACGGTCCTACGGTGCAAGTGAAACCCGTGGTCGCCCTTTACGAACCCCCAGATCAGGCCACGGGATGAGAGAAAGCCGGAGGTCCGCGTGGCGGTCAGCAGCGGCGAGGGAAAGACGGCCGGCCAGGAAGATCCGGTGCGGCGCGAGAGCGCGCGGCAGCGTGCCGGGGAGCAGGGCCTGCTCTTCGACGAGCAGCCGACGTCGCTGCCGGGCGACATCGGATACCGCGGGCCGACGGCCTGCGCCGCGGCCGGCATCACCTACAGGCAGCTCGACTACTGGGCGCGCACGGGGCTGGTGGAGCCCACCATCAGGGCGGCGCACGGCTCGGGCTCCCAGCGGCTCTACAGCTTCCGCGACATCCTGGTGCTCAAGGTCGTCAAGCGGCTCCTCGACACCGGGGTGTCGCTGCAGCAGATCCGCACGGCTGTGCAGCACCTGCGTGATCGCGGGGTCGCCGACCTCGCGCAGATCACGCTGATGAGCGACGGCGTGAGCGTGTACGAATGCACCTCGGCCGACGAGGTGATCGATCTGCTCCAGGGCGGGCAGGGTGTGTTCGGGATCGCGCTCGGGCGCGTCTGGCGGGAGGTCGAGGGATCCCTCGCGGAGCTGCCGGGGGAACGCGCGGCGGTCGAGGACACCGTCCCGGCCGACCACCCCGCTGACGAGCTGGCCCGCAGGCGCCGCGCGCGCCGCACCGGCTGACCCTCCTCCTGCGTGACCTTCCTCCGCCTGTAGTCCGCCTGTGCGTACTTCTCGCGTGCGCTGGCGCGGCCCGGTGACCGGTTATCCGGGCCTACCGTAGTAATCTAGGACAGCAAGGCTGACGACCCCGTGCGGGAGAGTCCTCGGGCACCTGGTCCCGGGGCGCCGAAGGAGCAACCCTCCCCGGAATCTCTCAGGCATCCAGTACCGCTCGGGTGAGGCAACTCTGGAAAGCAGGCGCACCCGCCAGGCGCGCCTCACCGACGGTGCAAGCCCCACCGGGGGTGAAGCTCTCAGGTCGTGGCACCGGCGCACATCGCGGGGGCCGCGCTGACAGAGGGGGAGATCCGGCACTCGTCCGCGCCCTGGCGCCGGTCTCCATGAGCCTCGGGAGGCACACCCCATGACCGATCTGTCAGCTCCGCCGTTCTCGTCCAGGCACATCGGCCCCTCGGAGGCCGAGCAGCAGCGCATGCTCGAGGCCGTGGGCTTCGAATCCGTCGCGGACCTGGTGGCGGTGGCCGTCCCCGAGGCGATCAGAGCCAAGGACAAGCTCAAGCTGCCCGCCGCCATCGGCGAGGCCGAGGCCATCGCCGAGCTGCGCGCGCTGGCCGGGCGCAACCGGGTGCTCACCTCCATGATCGGCCTGGGCTACTACGACACCGTCACGCCCGGCGTCATCCGCCGCAACCTGCTGGAGAACCCGGGCTGGTACACCGCCTACACCCCGTACCAGCCGGAGATCTCGCAGGGCCGCCTGGAGGCGCTGCTGAACTTCCAGACGGTCGTCTCCGACCTCACCGGCCTGCCCGTCTCGGGCGCGTCGCTGCTGGACGAGGGCACCGCCGCCGCCGAGGCCATGACGCTGGCGCGCAGGGCGGGCAAGTCGAAGAGCGACGTGTTCGTGGTGGACGCCGACGCGCTGCCGCAGACCAAGGCCGTGCTGGCCACCAGGGCGGAGCCGCTCGGCATCACGCTGGTGGAGCACGACCTGCAGGGCGAGCTGCCCGAGTGCTTCGGGCTGCTGGTGCAGTACCCCGGAGCGTCCGGGCGGCTGCGCGACTTCCGCGCCGTGGCCGCCGCGGCGCACGAGGCCGGCGCGCTGGTCGTGGCCGCCGCTGACCTGCTCGCGCTGACGCTGGTCGCCGCGCCCGGCGAGCTGGGGGCCGACATCGCGATCGGGTCATCGCAGCGCTTCGGGGTGCCGTTCGGGTTCGGCGGGCCGCACGCCGCGTACATGTCCGTACGGGAGGGGCTGCAGCGGCAGCTGCCCGGACGGCTCGTCGGCGTGTCCGTGGACGCCGACGGCGACCCCGCCTACCGCCTGGCCCTGCAGACCCGCGAGCAGCACATCCGCCGCGAGAAGGCCACCAGCAACATCTGCACCGCGCAGGTGCTGCTCGCCGTCATCGCGAGCATGTACGCCGTCTACCACGGCCCCGAGGGCCTGCGCGGCATCGCGCACCGCGTGCACCGCCACGCCACCGCCCTGGCCGAGGGGCTGCGCGGCGCGGGCGTGGAGGTCGTGCACGGCGAGTTCTTCGACACCGTGCTGGCCCGCGTGCCCGGCAGGGCAGCCGCCGTCGTGGCCGCCGCCGCCGAGCGCGGCGTCAACCTCTGGCAGGTGGACGCCGACCACGTCTCCGTCGCCTGCGACGAGAAGACCGGCGCCGCCGAGGTGGCCGCGGTGTGGGCGGCGTTCGGCGTGAGCGCCGAGGCGACCCCCGAGGACGCCGCCGACGCGCTGCCCGCCGATCTGCTGCGGGAGACCCCGTACCTGACCCACCCGGTCTTCCACAGCCACCGCTCCGAGACCGCGATGCTGCGCTACCTGCGCAGGCTGCAGGACAAGGACATCGCGCTGGATCGCTCGATGATCCCGCTCGGCTCCTGCACGATGAAGCTGAACGCGACCAGCGAGATGGAGCCCATCACCTGGCCGGAGTTCGCCGCCATCCACCCGTACGCGCCCGCCGAGCAGGCCGAGGGGTACGCCGAGCTGATCGGCACGCTGGAGGGCTGGCTGGCCGAGGTGACCGGCTACGACGCCGTCTCCATCCAGCCGAACGCGGGCTCCCAGGGCGAGTTCGCCGGGCTGCTGGCCATCCGCGCCTACCACCGCGCCAACGGCCAGGGCGAGCGCGACGTGTGCCTCATCCCGTCCTCCGCCCACGGCACGAACGCCGCCAGCGCCGTCATGGCCGGCATGCGCGTCGTGGTCGTGGCCTGCGACGACGACGGCAACGTGGACCTGGCCGACCTCGACGCCAAGATCGACAAGCACCGCGACGCGCTGGCGGCGATCATGGTGACGTACCCGTCCACGCATGGCGTGTACGAGGAGACGATCACCGAGGTGTGCGCCAAGGTGCACGACGCCGGCGGCCAGGTGTACGTCGACGGCGCCAACCTCAACGCGCTGGTCGGGCTGGCCAAGCCGGGCGAGTTCGGCGCCGACGTCTCGCACCTCAACCTGCACAAGACGTTCTGCATCCCGCACGGCGGCGGCGGCCCCGGCGTCGGCCCCGTCGCGGTCCGCGCCCACCTGGCCGCCTACCTGCCCGGCCACCCGCTGCACAACGGCACCCCCGTCGGCCCCGTGTCGGCGGCCCCGTACGGCTCGGCGGGCATCCTGCCGATCTCGTGGGCGTACGTCAGGATGATGGGTGCCGAGGGCCTCACGGCCGCCACCGAGCAGGCCATCCTGTCGGCGAACTACCTGGCCAGGCGCCTGGCCCCGCACTACCCCGTGCTCTACACCGGCCGCGGCGGCCTGGTGGCGCACGAGTGCATCGTGGACCTGCGGCAGATCACCAAGGAGACCGGCGTCACCGTGGACGACGTGGCCAAGCGCCTCATCGACTACGGCTTCCACGCGCCGACCATGTCGTTCCCCGTGGCCGGCACCCTGATGATCGAGCCGACCGAGAGCGAGGACCTGAACGAGCTCGACCGGTTCGTCGACGCCATGATCGCCATCCGCGGCGAGATCGCCAAGGTGGCCTCCGGCGAGTACGACAAGACCGACAACCCGCTGCGCAACGCG
The nucleotide sequence above comes from Nonomuraea gerenzanensis. Encoded proteins:
- a CDS encoding FHA domain-containing protein, with product MPSVYCTQCGHANPEDARYCSRCGSPLTRPEVSGDTTSTISVAGIEAYEAETGDMLLAERALVEQLPPGTALLTVTRGPNQGSRYRLDKDLTTTGRHPESDIFLDDITVSRRHVEFYRHRGGQFSVRDVGSLNGTYVNRERIEEVPLHSGDEVQIGKFRLLFLMRGNAGV
- the ftsR gene encoding transcriptional regulator FtsR; translated protein: MTSQAARSHMSIGEVLALLQGEFPDVTISKIRFLEGEGLIEPERSPSGYRKFTHLHVEQLRFILTEQRDHYLPLRVIKDRMAESFGRPRALQQPQETRLSRAELLEAAAIDEETLAELEDYGLLAPVARRYDEEALKVARTVGALARFGLHARHLRAVKAAAEREAGLVEQTVAPILKRRRPGAIGEADEVARELSTLLLDLHASLVRTGVRSVLGR
- a CDS encoding bifunctional nuclease family protein; its protein translation is MLQMEVVGVRVEMPTNQPIVLLKEAHGERFLPIWIGMTEATAIALAQAEEPPPRPLTHDLFRDVLSALGVGLRAVNIVALRDGIFFADLVFSNGVEVSARPSDSIALALRTGARIFASEEVVQEAGVIIPDDQEDEVEKFREFLDTITPEDFGRAG
- a CDS encoding MerR family transcriptional regulator, with amino-acid sequence MAVSSGEGKTAGQEDPVRRESARQRAGEQGLLFDEQPTSLPGDIGYRGPTACAAAGITYRQLDYWARTGLVEPTIRAAHGSGSQRLYSFRDILVLKVVKRLLDTGVSLQQIRTAVQHLRDRGVADLAQITLMSDGVSVYECTSADEVIDLLQGGQGVFGIALGRVWREVEGSLAELPGERAAVEDTVPADHPADELARRRRARRTG
- the gcvP gene encoding aminomethyl-transferring glycine dehydrogenase yields the protein MTDLSAPPFSSRHIGPSEAEQQRMLEAVGFESVADLVAVAVPEAIRAKDKLKLPAAIGEAEAIAELRALAGRNRVLTSMIGLGYYDTVTPGVIRRNLLENPGWYTAYTPYQPEISQGRLEALLNFQTVVSDLTGLPVSGASLLDEGTAAAEAMTLARRAGKSKSDVFVVDADALPQTKAVLATRAEPLGITLVEHDLQGELPECFGLLVQYPGASGRLRDFRAVAAAAHEAGALVVAAADLLALTLVAAPGELGADIAIGSSQRFGVPFGFGGPHAAYMSVREGLQRQLPGRLVGVSVDADGDPAYRLALQTREQHIRREKATSNICTAQVLLAVIASMYAVYHGPEGLRGIAHRVHRHATALAEGLRGAGVEVVHGEFFDTVLARVPGRAAAVVAAAAERGVNLWQVDADHVSVACDEKTGAAEVAAVWAAFGVSAEATPEDAADALPADLLRETPYLTHPVFHSHRSETAMLRYLRRLQDKDIALDRSMIPLGSCTMKLNATSEMEPITWPEFAAIHPYAPAEQAEGYAELIGTLEGWLAEVTGYDAVSIQPNAGSQGEFAGLLAIRAYHRANGQGERDVCLIPSSAHGTNAASAVMAGMRVVVVACDDDGNVDLADLDAKIDKHRDALAAIMVTYPSTHGVYEETITEVCAKVHDAGGQVYVDGANLNALVGLAKPGEFGADVSHLNLHKTFCIPHGGGGPGVGPVAVRAHLAAYLPGHPLHNGTPVGPVSAAPYGSAGILPISWAYVRMMGAEGLTAATEQAILSANYLARRLAPHYPVLYTGRGGLVAHECIVDLRQITKETGVTVDDVAKRLIDYGFHAPTMSFPVAGTLMIEPTESEDLNELDRFVDAMIAIRGEIAKVASGEYDKTDNPLRNAPHTAESVAADEWPHPYARSEAAYPLPSLRENKYWVPVRRIDQAYGDRNLVCSCPPLEAYED